Proteins co-encoded in one Amaranthus tricolor cultivar Red isolate AtriRed21 chromosome 7, ASM2621246v1, whole genome shotgun sequence genomic window:
- the LOC130818408 gene encoding uncharacterized protein LOC130818408 has product MKLRMVQWIDNVNHTAVSEEEIRKLGDTMKDLLSTIFDDKMQATDVIPLWKMERVPTDWKMTARTNIESDVFMMMSMLFFEGTVDFQCPILNAAPLRHVARVKIAGSLLLSDLNKQRSTVLEEVSNFKDKRRSIAKQVSIRRLKIR; this is encoded by the exons atgaagttaaGAATGGTTCAATGGATAGACAATGTGAACCATACTGCTGTTTCagaagaagaaattagaaaGCTCGGTGACACTATG AAAGATTTGTTGTCAACAATTTTTGATGATAAGATGCAAGCTACTGATGTTATTCCATTATGGAAAATGGAACGAGTTCCCACTGATTGGAAAATGACTGCTAGGACGAACATTGAAAGTGATGTATTTATGATGATGAGCATGCTGTTTTTCGAGGGAACAGTTGATTTCCAGTGTCCAATATTGAATGCA gcTCCATTGAGACATGTTGCAAGAGTTAAGATTGCTGGATCTTTATTGTTATCTGATTTGAACAAACAAAGATCTACAGTTTTAGAAGAGGTGTCCAATTTTAAGGATAAAAGACGCTCCATTGCCAAACAAGTTTCTATCAGAAGATTAAAGATTCGTTAA